Proteins encoded within one genomic window of Camelina sativa cultivar DH55 chromosome 19, Cs, whole genome shotgun sequence:
- the LOC104768163 gene encoding bZIP transcription factor 27-like — MLSSAKHNKINHSAFSISSSSSSSSTTLASASSTSSSLGQNKSQVTMEEVWKEFNLGSLHYHRQVNIGHEPMLKNENPNNSIFQDFLNMPLNQQPPPQPPSSSSIVTALYGSPLPLPPPATVLSLNSGVGFKFLDNTDSLVASNPNSFEESASFGFFAKK; from the coding sequence ATGTTGTCGTCAGCAAAGCATAATAAGATCAACCATAGTGCTTTTTCAATTtcctcatcgtcatcatcatcatcaacaacattagcatcagcatcatcaacatcatcctCCCTAGGGCAGAACAAGTCTCAAGTCACCATGGAAGAAGTATGGAAAGAATTCAACCTTGGTTCGCTTCACTACCATCGCCAAGTAAACATTGGTCATGAGCCAATGTTAAAGAACGAAAACCCTAATAACTCTATCTTTCAAGATTTCCTCAACATGCCTCTGAATCAACaaccaccaccacaaccaccttcttcttcctcaattgTCACAGCTCTCTACGGCTCTCCTctgcctcttcctcctcctgcCACTGTTCTCAGCTTAAACTCGGGCGTTGGCTTTAAGTTTCTTGACAACACAGATTCTCTTGTTGCTTCTAACCCTAACTCCTTTGAGGAATCTgcaagttttggtttttttgctAAG